The genomic interval AACTCAGTGTAGTATTGTGAACGCTTAAAGTCTGGGTTATAGTTACTTACTACCCAACAAACTAATCTGTCCTTCTTTGGGATGGTGtattttttctcttcctctctggtGTACGTGATCCTACCGTAAGGCACTGGGATGTCTGAATCCCATCGGTAGCTTGAAGTCAGATTAAACAGATCCTTTAGCAAGGGAAGTGGATACGAATTACTCGGAGACTCCATATTCCACCATACCCACTTCTGGAAAGCTGGTCGTGGGAGTTGAGGCATGTTGGATAAATCCCTACTGATATCTCTATGATGAAACATCACCCCATGCGCTTGGTTAAACAGATCTCTGTCATCCGTTAGACGACAGCCATGGATATCGAAGGCCGAACTGCAGGGTGCCAATTCAAATCTGTCCCGGAAAGGCCACATCCAGATCAACAGAAGTGTGTCTggttcttctttctctttagACGCTCCTATCAGATGTTCGTCCGGGGTGGTGTTCGCGGCACACTTGTAGTTCTGCGTCTTAAGAACACTGAGGCAAGTTTCTGCACTGATGTTGTTTATCTGGACGCGTGCGGCGATGGATTTGCCGAACAAATGTTTGGTTGAGTTGCAGCACATGTAGATGGTAAAGCATGCCATTAAGAACATGGCGATTGTAATGTACTGAGTGGTTTTTGAAATAGTTGTGACCGTTGTCTTGTCCATCGCTAACGcagggggggaaaaaatgtaaaatggatTAATATTTGGCTTAAAATAtatgaccctgaaccacaaaagcAGCCATAAAGGTTAGTTTATTTCAAATTGagatgtttgtgtatgtgtgtatatctcatctaaaatctaaaaatgggTTCTGTATGCAGTCGAGATTAAATCTGTGGCCtcttttatgaaaattaaatcTTACCATCATTTTTTCGATACGCGTACCTGCACATAGAATGAATTTACGACCGGAAATCACGCGCATGCGTCTTTCAGACGTGAAATCTACGAACAGCAAACGATCGCTGTTAATCCaaatagcaatgcatattactaattaaaagctgagttttgatttatttacgaTACGAAGTTTACAACTATCTTCATGCAACATGATCTTCACCCCCTTGATTTTTGGCATACAAGAAAATTAGATTATTTTGAACCATGCTGTGCTTTGCTGCGTTTTGCTAATGCTTCTtagttttgtgctccagggtgaaaaattataaaattggctttaaaatatataagtgATCAGAGTCGTATGGCAAAATATtcaataacatttcattttggaATTCTTTGCTAATTATATGCATAATTCTCAAACATTAAGCCTGAGCACGTATAGGTTAATATTACCCATTACTTaacctaaatatataattatactgtaaaaacgTATGTTTGTATAACTTACAGAAAAACTAAACTGATGCGACATCTTCCAGGTTTAGTATATTAAAGGAACGGAGCtttatggtttaaaatgaaTCTACTTTCGCGATGCGGTTCTTCCAGTTTTCCTTGGGCTGGTGATGCTGGGAACTTTCTGGGCAATGTCGCCGGGCACCTCTGATCAATGTTTGGGTCAACTGGCAGCCGGGTGAGTACAGGACCC from Puntigrus tetrazona isolate hp1 chromosome 4, ASM1883169v1, whole genome shotgun sequence carries:
- the LOC122343310 gene encoding 4-galactosyl-N-acetylglucosaminide 3-alpha-L-fucosyltransferase 9-like isoform X1, with translation MQNMQSVIFRACPVGCVRHGPVRRTLRTHLSLARSLMGGAMDKTTVTTISKTTQYITIAMFLMACFTIYMCCNSTKHLFGKSIAARVQINNISAETCLSVLKTQNYKCAANTTPDEHLIGASKEKEEPDTLLLIWMWPFRDRFELAPCSSAFDIHGCRLTDDRDLFNQAHGVMFHHRDISRDLSNMPQLPRPAFQKWVWWNMESPSNSYPLPLLKDLFNLTSSYRWDSDIPVPYGRITYTREEEKKYTIPKKDRLVCWVVSNYNPDFKRSQYYTELVKSVKVSVYGRQFNNAVNGEEYTNLVSSCKFYLSFENSIHRDYVTEKLFNALVLGAVPVVLGPPRENYELFLPSEAFIHVDDFPSAKELAEHLKLLDQNEDLYKRHFTWRERFVSKTNIFGLEHACRICDHIRRNKHYKVVKDLNSWFWS
- the LOC122343310 gene encoding 4-galactosyl-N-acetylglucosaminide 3-alpha-L-fucosyltransferase 9-like isoform X2, with translation MCRYAYRKNDAMDKTTVTTISKTTQYITIAMFLMACFTIYMCCNSTKHLFGKSIAARVQINNISAETCLSVLKTQNYKCAANTTPDEHLIGASKEKEEPDTLLLIWMWPFRDRFELAPCSSAFDIHGCRLTDDRDLFNQAHGVMFHHRDISRDLSNMPQLPRPAFQKWVWWNMESPSNSYPLPLLKDLFNLTSSYRWDSDIPVPYGRITYTREEEKKYTIPKKDRLVCWVVSNYNPDFKRSQYYTELVKSVKVSVYGRQFNNAVNGEEYTNLVSSCKFYLSFENSIHRDYVTEKLFNALVLGAVPVVLGPPRENYELFLPSEAFIHVDDFPSAKELAEHLKLLDQNEDLYKRHFTWRERFVSKTNIFGLEHACRICDHIRRNKHYKVVKDLNSWFWS